A genomic segment from Orrella daihaiensis encodes:
- the dnaE gene encoding DNA polymerase III subunit alpha, whose product MSDPTTTPFVHLRVHSEFSVVDGMVRIGDLVDRVRALSQPAVALTDLGNVFGLIKFYKAARAQGLKPIAGCDIGLTNEADLSKPFRILLLVANDTGYRSLCELITRAWLENARQGRAEIKREWLLDPQANEGLIVLSGARHGDVGQALLAGQADLAQELATQWQCALPGRYFLELQRTDNVADWQCTDASLALAESIGLAVVATHPVQFLSADDFQAHEARVCIADGEILTNPNRPKRFTPDQYLRTSQDMAELFSDVPSAIANTLAIAKRCTLNLTLGQPRLPDFPTPDGLSIDDYLVKLSQDGLNIRLEQLFEDPAERERQRPTYEARLDWECQTIIQMGFAGYFLIVQDFINWGKNNGVPVGPGRGSGAGSLVAYSLGITDLDPIRYDLLFERFLNPERVSMPDFDIDFCQDNRERVIDYVKQKYGRQAVSQIATFGTLGAKAVVRDAGRVLDMPYSLCDGLSKLIPFNPADPWTLERALADEPAFKARYEREDEVRALIDLARPLEGLTRNVGMHAGGVLIAPGKLTDFCPLYCQPGQDASAVSQYDKDDVEAAGLVKFDFLGLRNLTILDWSVRYVRRFNDDLTDFDIMKLTLDDPMVYQLLCEGNTTAVFQLESRGMKELLKKLRPSNFEDVIAVLALYRPGPLESGMVDDFVNRKHGRAAVDYFHPDLEHTLKSTYGVIVYQEQVMLISQIIGGYSLGSADLLRRAMGKKKPEEMAKQRELFQQGAEKKGHDPQLAVKLFDLMEKFAGYGFNKSHSAAYALIAYHTAWLKAHHPAEFLAATLSSDMDDTDKVQIFWRDCIANGVKVLPPDVNASGYRFEPVKDEHSAAGKPPRTIRYGLGAIKGVGQAAIEEVIRARDAQGAYVSLADFCNRINRQIVNRRAIESMIRAGAFDPIDANRAALLATLPKAIEAAEQAARSASQASLFGDDAGEVVAVELAKIAPWDLRRRLIEEKAALGFFFSGHMFDAWHDEVRRVVTKPLSKISPSRDNQWLAGTIASVRTQMTRRGKMLFATLDDGTAQIEVALFNELYEANRHRLREDHLLVVSGRVSLDEYSGGLRVSVDEIFDLQAMRESRARALKIELNGNADAKRLEQLLEPYRAPNAEQGMVVEVVYQTKGAQCVVRLGEHWRVHVPDELIGELAKWVDASHVEIRY is encoded by the coding sequence ATGTCAGACCCAACTACTACCCCATTTGTTCACCTGCGCGTTCACTCCGAGTTTTCGGTGGTGGACGGCATGGTTCGCATTGGCGATCTGGTCGACCGGGTGCGTGCGCTCAGCCAACCTGCTGTAGCCTTAACTGATTTGGGCAACGTGTTTGGCCTCATCAAGTTTTACAAGGCTGCACGTGCACAAGGGTTAAAGCCGATTGCCGGGTGCGACATTGGGCTAACCAATGAGGCTGACTTAAGCAAACCTTTTCGTATTTTACTATTGGTAGCCAACGATACGGGTTACAGAAGCCTGTGTGAACTGATTACACGCGCTTGGCTGGAAAATGCCCGCCAGGGGCGCGCCGAAATCAAACGGGAGTGGTTGCTTGACCCACAGGCCAATGAGGGGTTGATTGTGCTGTCTGGAGCCCGACATGGTGATGTCGGCCAGGCTTTGCTGGCAGGGCAAGCCGACTTGGCTCAGGAACTGGCCACGCAGTGGCAATGCGCGTTGCCCGGTCGATATTTTCTGGAATTGCAGCGTACTGACAACGTGGCCGATTGGCAGTGCACCGATGCGAGTCTTGCGTTGGCTGAATCGATTGGGCTTGCGGTAGTGGCGACTCACCCGGTGCAATTTTTGTCTGCAGACGATTTTCAGGCACATGAGGCGAGGGTTTGCATTGCTGATGGCGAGATCCTGACCAACCCCAATCGTCCCAAACGATTTACGCCAGATCAGTATTTGCGTACATCACAGGACATGGCGGAGCTTTTTAGTGATGTGCCATCCGCAATCGCCAATACGCTTGCAATCGCCAAACGCTGCACTTTGAATTTGACACTCGGTCAACCGCGGCTACCTGACTTCCCGACGCCAGACGGATTGTCGATTGATGATTACCTGGTCAAGTTGTCTCAGGATGGCTTAAATATAAGGCTTGAGCAACTGTTTGAGGATCCGGCTGAACGAGAGCGCCAGCGCCCGACCTATGAAGCCCGGCTTGACTGGGAGTGTCAGACGATCATCCAGATGGGGTTCGCAGGCTATTTTCTGATTGTGCAGGACTTCATTAACTGGGGTAAGAATAATGGTGTTCCTGTGGGTCCTGGTCGAGGTTCTGGAGCCGGCTCCTTAGTGGCATACAGCCTGGGCATCACTGATCTGGATCCAATACGCTATGACTTGCTTTTTGAGCGTTTTCTGAACCCTGAACGGGTATCCATGCCTGACTTTGATATCGATTTTTGTCAGGACAATCGCGAACGGGTGATTGATTACGTCAAACAAAAGTATGGTCGGCAAGCGGTCAGTCAGATCGCCACCTTCGGAACACTGGGTGCCAAGGCTGTCGTTCGCGATGCGGGGCGAGTGCTAGACATGCCTTACAGCCTGTGTGATGGGTTGTCGAAATTAATCCCATTTAACCCGGCTGACCCCTGGACACTTGAGCGGGCACTAGCCGATGAGCCGGCATTCAAAGCTCGCTATGAGCGTGAGGACGAGGTTAGGGCGTTAATCGATCTTGCGCGACCGCTTGAGGGATTAACGCGTAACGTGGGCATGCATGCAGGTGGCGTTCTCATTGCGCCTGGCAAGCTAACCGATTTCTGCCCCCTATATTGCCAGCCAGGTCAGGATGCCAGCGCCGTGTCGCAATACGACAAGGATGATGTCGAAGCCGCTGGCTTGGTGAAGTTTGACTTCCTGGGGCTGCGCAACCTCACCATTCTCGATTGGTCAGTCCGATATGTACGGCGCTTCAATGATGATTTGACCGACTTTGACATCATGAAGCTGACCCTGGATGACCCAATGGTCTACCAATTGCTGTGTGAGGGTAACACCACGGCAGTGTTTCAGCTTGAATCACGCGGCATGAAAGAGTTGCTTAAGAAGCTGCGACCAAGCAACTTTGAAGACGTCATTGCCGTGTTGGCGTTATATCGTCCTGGCCCCTTGGAATCGGGCATGGTCGATGATTTCGTGAATCGTAAGCACGGCAGAGCAGCGGTCGATTATTTCCACCCGGATTTGGAGCATACGCTTAAGAGCACGTACGGTGTCATCGTTTATCAAGAGCAAGTGATGCTCATTTCGCAGATCATCGGTGGCTACTCACTGGGCAGTGCCGATCTTTTGCGTCGCGCCATGGGTAAGAAAAAGCCTGAGGAAATGGCTAAACAGCGTGAGTTGTTTCAACAGGGCGCGGAAAAGAAGGGCCATGATCCGCAGTTGGCCGTCAAGCTATTTGATTTGATGGAGAAATTTGCGGGCTACGGTTTTAACAAGTCGCACTCGGCCGCCTATGCCTTAATCGCCTATCACACCGCTTGGCTCAAAGCACATCACCCGGCCGAGTTTTTGGCGGCCACACTGTCATCGGATATGGATGACACCGACAAAGTGCAGATTTTTTGGCGCGACTGCATTGCCAATGGCGTTAAAGTGTTGCCACCGGATGTCAATGCGTCGGGTTATCGGTTTGAGCCAGTCAAGGACGAGCATAGCGCTGCGGGCAAGCCTCCCCGAACGATCCGTTATGGTTTGGGGGCCATTAAAGGCGTTGGCCAGGCGGCGATCGAGGAAGTCATTCGGGCGCGTGATGCTCAGGGCGCATACGTATCGTTGGCCGACTTTTGCAATCGTATTAATCGGCAGATTGTCAATCGGCGGGCAATAGAGTCCATGATTCGAGCAGGTGCCTTTGATCCAATCGACGCCAATCGCGCTGCTTTGTTGGCAACCCTACCCAAGGCGATAGAAGCTGCTGAGCAAGCAGCGCGTAGTGCTAGCCAGGCATCGCTTTTTGGTGATGATGCCGGCGAGGTGGTCGCTGTCGAGCTCGCCAAAATAGCCCCATGGGATTTACGGCGTCGCCTCATTGAAGAGAAGGCTGCGCTTGGTTTCTTTTTTAGTGGGCACATGTTTGATGCGTGGCATGATGAGGTCCGTAGAGTAGTGACCAAGCCCTTATCAAAAATTTCACCATCACGCGACAACCAGTGGTTGGCAGGTACGATTGCTTCGGTCAGAACGCAAATGACTCGACGCGGCAAGATGCTGTTCGCGACGCTTGATGACGGTACAGCGCAGATTGAAGTGGCGCTATTTAATGAGCTCTATGAAGCAAATCGGCACCGCTTGCGTGAAGATCATTTGCTCGTGGTCAGTGGTCGTGTATCTCTAGACGAATACTCAGGTGGCCTAAGGGTGTCGGTCGATGAAATATTCGATCTGCAAGCCATGCGTGAATCGCGCGCTCGTGCCCTGAAAATCGAGCTCAATGGCAATGCCGATGCCAAACGACTTGAGCAGTTGCTTGAACCCTATCGCGCTCCAAATGCTGAGCAAGGCATGGTTGTTGAAGTTGTCTACCAAACCAAAGGTGCACAATGTGTTGTGCGTTTGGGCGAGCATTGGCGAGTTCATGTTCCAGACGAGTTGATCGGCGAACTGGCTAAATGGGTCGATGCCAGTCATGTTGAGATACGTTACTGA
- a CDS encoding glycosyltransferase family 9 protein produces MLRYVTESVQRWRDRLRRRLAIWIWDRPNRQDGVFQDRVVFIRWDAKLGDTIVLSWVLRALERQRPDLEIVVITGESLEDLYRWGYGIDSVYRASKRHGFKSLRSIVSKLERPRYVVHLSMAWRARDLWFVHHLKPRHVVGLDDELRMVDVKLGQRSLGLHFADKLVPWLEQIGVDVNSRRYSIPRIPEAGHRVDLWWPKGKVIGVCPYGASRKKYLNDVWFESIVRGLLANQFNVVVLVLPDHHAVVQNMIHKHAWQQRVFLNPDKSSVYDLFEQVARCDGVVSVDTAVVHIAVGFERPLVAIYNSSGIEFDHWHPNSSKALVLRGASDLSQIDNGLSQMELARALQYLRCNI; encoded by the coding sequence ATGTTGAGATACGTTACTGAGTCGGTGCAACGCTGGCGCGACCGGTTGCGTCGGCGCCTAGCTATTTGGATATGGGACAGGCCCAACCGTCAGGATGGTGTCTTTCAAGACCGAGTGGTCTTCATACGTTGGGATGCCAAGCTCGGGGACACAATTGTCCTGTCTTGGGTTTTGCGTGCGCTTGAGCGGCAACGCCCTGATCTTGAAATTGTCGTGATTACTGGTGAGTCACTCGAGGACTTGTACCGTTGGGGTTATGGCATTGACTCTGTTTATCGGGCAAGCAAGCGCCATGGGTTCAAGAGCCTAAGATCGATCGTTTCAAAGCTGGAGCGTCCACGTTATGTTGTGCATTTGAGCATGGCCTGGCGCGCACGAGATTTATGGTTTGTACACCATCTGAAGCCGCGGCACGTTGTCGGGCTTGATGATGAGCTTAGAATGGTTGATGTCAAGCTTGGCCAACGATCGCTCGGCTTGCACTTTGCCGACAAACTTGTACCTTGGCTTGAACAGATCGGCGTCGATGTCAATTCAAGGCGATATTCGATACCGAGAATCCCCGAGGCTGGTCACCGGGTTGATCTATGGTGGCCAAAGGGCAAGGTTATCGGCGTGTGCCCCTATGGGGCAAGTCGCAAGAAGTATCTAAATGATGTCTGGTTTGAGTCAATCGTGCGCGGGCTGCTGGCAAATCAATTTAATGTGGTTGTGCTGGTGTTGCCCGACCATCACGCGGTCGTGCAAAACATGATTCACAAGCACGCCTGGCAACAGCGAGTGTTTTTGAATCCGGATAAGTCGTCCGTGTACGATCTCTTTGAGCAAGTTGCTCGTTGCGATGGCGTGGTGTCAGTTGACACAGCTGTTGTTCATATTGCCGTGGGTTTTGAGCGTCCACTGGTGGCCATTTACAACTCTTCAGGCATCGAGTTTGATCACTGGCATCCGAACAGTTCTAAAGCACTGGTCCTTCGGGGCGCGTCTGATTTAAGTCAGATCGATAATGGTCTGTCTCAGATGGAGCTGGCGAGAGCTTTGCAGTATTTGCGATGCAACATTTAG
- a CDS encoding O-antigen ligase family protein — protein sequence MNTKLSFEHFESFLTLLFAVSVFVWKPGMYVASGAITLYLMVRCAIQPDYRHMVWNNRITKVSLAIFLLGLITASIGAEQFQDITWMARKTLFLPAVVFFVFALSRQLNRNIAMAGLITGFWIASVLTLNEYQWQLNFGDRMQGPWPQGTWDSLLGLFFAFMVLSFKWTGASNAQRVIHLGTTALALLMLVLAGGRAPWIGALLSLAIYFVFFKPNKKLVLFGLITGVIASTLVLTTLEQKAQPVIERFASVFNTTTNSSNWIRLQLWQIGIAHLNQLAKDDPVEFIVGGGAQSYDAKQVAFFETMPYNDADRSRLTGYGYPTGDTHNTYIDNALRHGVLWTLAMTIYLIWLCTRFSWHIINSNPTPSILLMNLLIVGMFYTVVPHFVTLFFVLFWAMLQMSQPHPADRRAT from the coding sequence ATGAACACCAAACTTAGCTTCGAGCATTTTGAATCTTTTTTGACCCTGCTATTTGCAGTGTCTGTGTTTGTATGGAAGCCCGGGATGTACGTTGCATCCGGCGCCATCACGCTCTATCTGATGGTGCGTTGTGCGATACAACCCGATTACCGACACATGGTTTGGAACAACCGAATCACCAAAGTGTCGTTAGCGATCTTCTTGCTTGGCTTAATCACTGCCAGTATTGGTGCCGAGCAGTTTCAGGACATCACATGGATGGCCCGTAAGACATTATTCCTGCCTGCTGTCGTCTTTTTCGTATTTGCATTGTCTAGGCAACTGAATCGAAACATTGCCATGGCTGGATTGATCACAGGCTTTTGGATTGCCTCGGTTTTGACGCTCAATGAATACCAATGGCAATTGAACTTTGGCGATCGAATGCAAGGACCATGGCCACAAGGCACATGGGACTCATTGCTCGGTTTGTTTTTTGCCTTCATGGTGCTCAGTTTTAAATGGACAGGAGCAAGCAATGCTCAACGCGTCATCCATCTTGGCACCACAGCCTTGGCCCTGCTCATGCTTGTGCTGGCCGGTGGTCGGGCACCCTGGATCGGTGCCTTACTTAGCCTAGCCATCTACTTTGTGTTTTTTAAGCCTAATAAAAAGCTGGTGCTCTTTGGATTAATCACTGGTGTAATAGCCAGCACTCTAGTCCTAACCACCCTGGAGCAAAAAGCCCAGCCGGTAATCGAGCGGTTTGCTTCGGTTTTCAATACCACAACCAACAGCTCCAATTGGATTCGCCTGCAATTGTGGCAAATTGGCATTGCTCATCTAAATCAACTGGCCAAGGACGACCCCGTCGAATTCATCGTGGGCGGAGGGGCTCAAAGTTATGATGCAAAGCAGGTGGCATTTTTTGAGACCATGCCATATAACGATGCGGACCGCTCCCGATTAACAGGCTACGGGTACCCGACAGGTGACACCCACAACACCTACATAGACAACGCACTGAGGCATGGTGTTTTGTGGACGCTAGCCATGACTATTTATCTAATTTGGCTATGCACCCGATTTAGTTGGCACATCATTAACAGCAATCCGACGCCATCGATCTTGCTCATGAACCTGCTGATCGTGGGCATGTTCTACACGGTCGTCCCGCACTTTGTCACACTTTTCTTTGTGTTGTTTTGGGCGATGCTTCAGATGAGTCAGCCTCATCCTGCTGACAGGCGCGCTACTTGA
- a CDS encoding YdcF family protein, with the protein MVSSLAYSLLFPPNVLVALVVLAVLLLLIKRRILAITCLLFGLAWVLLWSLPITTVFSGGWLEHRYPAREPAAYPQAQAIVVLGGHIQGNRRNWFEPYDRINVVGRESLAADLYKADRAPLIVLSGGALEGNISDTASMARSLERAGIPAQAIVQETESQSTLENAELTQKTLKKLNLDRVLLVTSALHMPRAMAAFDGTSVAVTPAALPPQIRLDGSTPQTNWSPDLHTLLASRSIIKEYAGLVIYWLTNLVGSS; encoded by the coding sequence ATGGTCAGTAGCTTGGCATACAGCTTGCTATTTCCACCCAACGTACTGGTAGCTCTCGTTGTGCTTGCAGTACTTCTGCTGCTGATCAAGCGCCGGATACTGGCGATTACCTGCTTGTTATTCGGGTTGGCCTGGGTGCTATTGTGGTCGCTGCCCATCACCACTGTGTTCTCAGGTGGATGGTTGGAGCATCGCTATCCGGCTCGTGAACCAGCGGCATACCCCCAAGCGCAGGCTATCGTCGTACTCGGTGGCCACATCCAGGGCAATCGTCGAAACTGGTTCGAGCCCTACGACCGAATCAATGTCGTTGGCCGGGAATCTTTGGCGGCGGATCTCTATAAAGCTGATCGAGCACCGCTGATTGTGCTTTCTGGCGGAGCGCTAGAAGGCAATATCAGCGACACCGCAAGCATGGCCCGCTCTCTTGAAAGGGCCGGTATACCCGCACAGGCCATTGTGCAGGAAACAGAGAGCCAAAGCACCCTCGAAAATGCAGAGCTCACGCAAAAAACATTAAAAAAACTCAATCTCGATCGAGTGTTGTTAGTCACCTCTGCACTGCACATGCCCCGAGCCATGGCTGCTTTTGATGGCACCTCCGTCGCGGTGACTCCTGCTGCGTTACCACCTCAAATTAGATTGGACGGCTCAACCCCACAAACCAATTGGTCACCCGACCTGCATACACTTTTGGCCAGTCGAAGCATCATCAAAGAGTACGCGGGATTGGTGATCTATTGGCTAACGAATCTGGTTGGTTCATCTTGA
- a CDS encoding glycosyltransferase family 9 protein: protein MSLPCLKALSLTGHPLIVCARAWAEDLVKEYAPQHFIAVSGNFRSDYRSIKNLTAATRHSALGLVLPDSLSSAALFRFAGIKSIGYRDDGRSLLLRWPVKKPDHSIHAAEKWWLLTRQALLTWHIQSPLLAHAHAETPMVTLTTSAQDLDVAQTNLIAHGLTPRNFVLLAPTATGTHHGKVKVWPYFAELARLLRSEGTAVAMCPPPQEREQAKRACPDTTLLDPLSLRQFCALTQLSSLVVCNDSGVSHLAAVADAQQLTLFGVTDPSITAARSAQAERLGTNGCWPDLHEVFAKVRQMLAKSQNIDQ from the coding sequence ATGAGCCTTCCCTGCCTGAAAGCGTTGTCTCTAACTGGACACCCTCTGATTGTATGCGCCCGTGCCTGGGCAGAAGACCTCGTCAAGGAGTACGCGCCGCAACACTTTATTGCTGTGTCAGGCAACTTCCGGTCGGACTACCGATCCATCAAGAATCTGACGGCGGCAACCAGACACAGCGCATTGGGTCTAGTTTTGCCAGATTCGCTCTCTAGTGCAGCCCTATTTCGGTTCGCAGGTATCAAATCAATCGGTTATCGAGATGACGGTCGCAGTCTATTGCTGCGCTGGCCTGTCAAAAAGCCAGATCACTCAATACACGCCGCCGAAAAATGGTGGCTACTGACCAGGCAGGCCCTGCTGACCTGGCACATTCAGAGCCCCCTGCTGGCTCACGCGCACGCTGAGACACCTATGGTCACCTTGACCACGAGTGCGCAAGACCTCGATGTAGCTCAAACCAATCTTATAGCGCATGGCCTAACACCGAGAAACTTTGTTTTGCTTGCCCCCACGGCTACGGGCACACACCACGGTAAAGTCAAAGTATGGCCATATTTTGCTGAGCTTGCTAGGTTACTGAGGTCTGAGGGCACCGCAGTGGCGATGTGTCCTCCCCCACAAGAGCGTGAACAAGCCAAACGAGCGTGTCCAGACACCACTTTGCTTGATCCGCTATCCCTGCGGCAGTTCTGCGCATTGACTCAATTGTCTAGCTTGGTGGTTTGTAATGATTCGGGCGTTTCACACTTGGCAGCCGTGGCCGATGCGCAACAACTCACCCTTTTTGGGGTAACCGATCCCAGCATCACAGCTGCCCGGTCAGCGCAAGCCGAAAGACTGGGTACAAACGGATGCTGGCCTGACTTACATGAAGTCTTTGCAAAAGTAAGGCAGATGCTTGCAAAATCACAGAATATTGATCAATAA
- the msbA gene encoding lipid A export permease/ATP-binding protein MsbA, with protein sequence MKEANANPHTDHPLKSAVWGRIYSRVGKFWKALAAAAFFMAIAAATQPTLAVAMKPLLDEGVSGAKPGYVWQIPLAIVALVLLRGICAFVSDYLLAWVANHMLLGLRRDMFDRLLSLPDDEFKKGDSGRLMNRFTVDAGNITFTATSVVTVLVRETLVVISLLAVLFYMSWQLTLIILVVMPTSIFISRLFMKRLRRINRETISSNAGLADVVSEGISGQRVIKLFDGYEVERDRFSHVNGQLRRHQMRTAIADSALRSIAQVIIAVAVALAIGVALNETTSGVLSVGSFAAFMAALAQIFDPVKRLTSVLSNMQKMLASAESVFDLIDKAGEDVVTGGDFPAVVRGRVEFAGVTHRFEDAERDTLSDIWLTVEPGEIVALVGRSGSGKTTLVNTLARFVTPSSGAVRIDSVDIQTLSLKHLRARLSLVSQDVVLFNGTIASNVAYGALHDVTDAQVTDALAAANLLDFVNGLPDGIQTQVGENATRLSGGQRQRLAIARALIKNAPILILDEATSALDNESERQVQTSLETLMNGRTTLVIAHRLSTVQNANRIVVLDHGRIIESGSHQELLAVDGAYAALFKMQFAGDQEQVD encoded by the coding sequence TTGAAAGAGGCTAATGCCAATCCGCATACTGACCACCCTTTAAAAAGCGCTGTTTGGGGTCGTATTTATTCGCGAGTCGGAAAATTCTGGAAAGCGTTGGCAGCTGCGGCATTCTTCATGGCAATCGCGGCAGCTACACAGCCCACCCTGGCTGTGGCGATGAAGCCCTTGTTAGATGAAGGTGTAAGCGGTGCTAAACCGGGCTATGTCTGGCAGATTCCGCTTGCAATCGTGGCATTGGTATTGCTTCGAGGCATCTGTGCCTTTGTGAGTGATTATTTGCTCGCCTGGGTCGCTAACCACATGCTGCTCGGTTTGCGCCGCGATATGTTCGACCGGTTGCTGTCCCTGCCCGATGATGAATTCAAAAAGGGCGATAGCGGGCGACTAATGAATCGTTTTACGGTCGACGCAGGCAACATCACATTTACGGCCACTAGCGTTGTCACCGTGTTGGTTCGTGAGACGCTGGTTGTGATTTCACTGCTGGCAGTGCTGTTCTATATGTCTTGGCAATTAACACTGATTATTTTGGTGGTGATGCCAACATCGATCTTTATTTCCCGTTTATTCATGAAGCGCCTTCGGCGTATTAACCGTGAGACCATCAGTAGCAATGCTGGTCTTGCTGATGTGGTCTCTGAGGGCATCTCTGGGCAGCGAGTTATCAAGTTATTCGACGGGTATGAAGTAGAGCGAGACCGTTTCAGCCATGTGAACGGGCAGTTACGCCGCCACCAGATGCGCACTGCCATCGCCGACTCTGCGTTACGTTCAATTGCGCAAGTCATCATCGCGGTGGCCGTGGCACTGGCTATCGGTGTGGCCTTAAACGAGACCACATCAGGGGTGTTATCCGTGGGCAGCTTTGCGGCATTTATGGCCGCTTTGGCGCAGATTTTTGATCCGGTTAAACGACTAACCAGTGTGCTGAGCAATATGCAAAAGATGCTGGCTTCAGCAGAAAGCGTTTTCGACTTGATCGATAAGGCTGGCGAGGATGTCGTCACCGGGGGGGATTTCCCGGCAGTGGTGCGTGGGCGCGTCGAGTTTGCCGGTGTAACCCATCGGTTTGAAGACGCTGAACGAGATACATTGAGCGATATCTGGCTGACGGTTGAGCCCGGTGAAATTGTTGCCCTGGTGGGCCGATCCGGAAGTGGCAAAACAACTTTGGTCAACACCTTGGCTCGTTTTGTGACTCCAAGCTCTGGTGCCGTACGTATCGACAGTGTGGACATTCAGACGTTGTCACTTAAGCACCTGCGTGCCAGGTTATCGCTCGTCAGTCAGGATGTTGTTTTGTTTAACGGCACGATTGCGAGCAACGTCGCTTACGGTGCCTTGCATGATGTGACTGATGCGCAGGTAACGGACGCGCTCGCCGCGGCTAACCTGCTTGACTTCGTCAACGGCTTGCCCGATGGCATTCAAACACAGGTCGGAGAAAACGCGACCAGGCTATCGGGCGGGCAGCGGCAACGTTTGGCTATTGCCAGGGCGTTGATCAAGAATGCGCCGATTTTGATTCTGGATGAGGCAACCTCTGCCCTAGACAATGAGTCTGAGCGCCAAGTACAGACTTCACTTGAGACCTTAATGAATGGGCGCACGACCTTGGTTATCGCGCACCGGCTTTCAACCGTCCAGAATGCAAATCGGATTGTGGTGCTTGATCACGGGCGCATCATCGAAAGTGGCTCGCATCAGGAGTTGTTGGCTGTTGATGGCGCTTATGCTGCACTCTTTAAGATGCAGTTCGCAGGGGATCAGGAGCAGGTTGATTAA
- the rng gene encoding ribonuclease G, producing MDPSTEDILINVTPFETRVALVCQGTVQELHLERNIQLGQVGSVRLGKVARVLPGMQSAFIDIGLDRAAFIHIADVRENRLERLAGTTTTPIEKLLFEGQTVMVQVIKDPLGTKGARLSTQISLAGRLLVYLPHDPHIGVSQRIESEQERQVLRERVQSLMPEDCKGGFIVRTQAEDASDEALKTDIEYLMRLWQNIQTNAKSCTVPALLYQDLTLPERVLRDVVSPRTHRILVDCAQTARDMQVWADTYTPQVSAKITYYEGERALFDLANVEEELKRALSRRVDLKSGGYLIIDQTEALTTIDVNTGGFVGGRNFDDTIFRNNLEAAHAIARQLRLRNLGGIIVIDFIDMHEAEHQRAVLDTLKQALAQDRTRTTVSEFSPLGLVEMTRKRTRDALSHHLCESCPTCQSRGQILTARSVCYEILREIMREARQFNPREYRILASQSVIDLFLDEESQQLAQLSEHIGKPISLEVSTTCTQEQYDIVLI from the coding sequence ATGGACCCATCCACTGAAGATATCCTCATCAATGTCACTCCGTTTGAGACCCGAGTCGCCCTGGTCTGTCAGGGCACGGTACAAGAGCTTCATTTAGAGCGCAACATTCAACTCGGGCAAGTGGGTAGCGTTCGGCTTGGCAAAGTCGCCAGAGTGTTGCCGGGCATGCAAAGTGCATTCATCGACATAGGTCTTGACCGAGCAGCGTTCATTCACATCGCCGACGTACGCGAGAACCGACTAGAGCGACTTGCTGGCACAACCACGACACCGATTGAGAAATTGCTCTTTGAGGGGCAAACGGTGATGGTGCAGGTCATAAAAGATCCTCTTGGCACGAAAGGCGCTCGGCTCTCGACTCAGATCAGCTTGGCCGGGCGCTTGCTGGTGTATCTGCCACATGACCCACACATCGGGGTATCGCAGCGAATTGAATCAGAGCAAGAAAGACAAGTGTTGCGCGAGCGCGTGCAGTCACTGATGCCAGAGGACTGCAAGGGTGGTTTCATTGTTCGCACACAAGCCGAAGATGCCAGCGATGAGGCTCTAAAGACAGATATTGAATACCTGATGCGTCTGTGGCAAAACATTCAAACAAACGCGAAATCCTGCACGGTACCTGCCCTGCTCTATCAGGACCTGACATTACCCGAGCGCGTCTTGCGCGACGTTGTCAGCCCTAGAACTCACAGAATACTGGTGGACTGCGCGCAAACCGCACGCGACATGCAAGTCTGGGCCGATACCTATACGCCTCAGGTCAGCGCCAAGATCACCTACTACGAGGGAGAGCGGGCCTTATTTGATCTGGCCAATGTCGAAGAGGAGCTAAAAAGAGCGCTATCTCGCCGGGTAGATCTGAAGTCTGGTGGCTATCTCATTATTGATCAGACTGAAGCGCTCACTACCATTGATGTGAACACTGGCGGTTTCGTGGGCGGGCGCAATTTCGATGACACGATATTTAGAAACAACCTGGAAGCCGCTCACGCAATCGCCCGCCAATTAAGACTACGCAACCTAGGCGGCATCATCGTCATCGATTTTATAGATATGCATGAAGCTGAACACCAGCGCGCGGTACTGGACACGCTCAAACAAGCCTTGGCTCAGGACCGAACCCGCACAACAGTGAGTGAATTTAGCCCCCTCGGTCTTGTCGAAATGACCCGCAAACGCACACGCGACGCGTTATCACATCATTTGTGTGAGTCTTGCCCCACCTGCCAAAGCCGCGGCCAGATCCTCACCGCTCGCAGCGTTTGCTATGAAATCTTGCGCGAAATCATGCGTGAGGCACGACAGTTCAACCCACGGGAGTACCGTATCCTCGCGTCCCAGTCAGTGATTGACCTGTTCCTCGACGAAGAAAGCCAGCAGTTAGCCCAACTAAGCGAGCATATTGGCAAACCGATTTCTCTAGAAGTATCGACGACCTGCACGCAGGAGCAGTACGACATTGTGTTGATCTAA